The window TTACGGCCTCTACCAGGCCGACGAGGGTGAGATCCTGCTCGACGATGTAGTCCAGCACTTCTCGGGCCCTGGAGACGCCATGGCCGCCGGCATCGGCATGGTGCATCAACACTTCATGCTCATCCCTGTCTTCACCGTGGCCGAGAACCTCATGCTCGGCAATGAGCAGACCAAGGCGGGCGGCGTGCTCGACCTCGACAGTGCGCGCGCCAGGGTGCGCGAGCTTTCGGCGCGATTCGGCTTCGACATCGACCCCGATGCGCTGATCGAAGATCTCCCCGTCGGCGCGCAGCAGCGGGTCGAGATCATCAAGGCGCTCTCGCACGACGCCAAGGTTCTCGTATTCGACGAGCCGACGGCGGTGCTGACTCCGCAAGAAACCGACGAACTGATCACGATCATGAGGCAGCTCAAAGCGGCCGGGACCTCCATCGTCTTCATCACCCACAAGCTCCGCGAGGTGCGCGCCATCGCCGACCGCATCACGGTCATCCGCCTGGGCAAGGTCGTCGGCACCGCCTCGCCGACCGCCTCCAACGTGGAGCTGGCCTCGCTCATGGTGGGCCGCGCGGTCGAACTCACGGTCGACAAGGGCACATCGCACCCCGGCGGGCCCTCGCTCGTCGTTGACGACCTTTCTGTCGTTGATGTGCGCGGCAATCTGGTGGTTTCCCATGCCTCGTTCGACGTTCGCGCAGGCGAGATCCTTGTCATTGCTGGCGTGCAGGGCAACGGCCAGACAGAACTAACCGAGGCGCTCCTCGGCCTGCAGCACCGTGTCACGGGCAGCATCACCCTCGACGGTCAGGAGCTCACCGGCCGCAGCGTGCGCCGCATCCTTGATGCCGGGGTGGGCTTTGTTCCCGAGGACCGAACAGAACACGGCCTGGTCGCGGAGTTCAGCGTCGCCGAGAACCTCATGCTCGACCGCAGCACAGGAGAACCGTTCGTGAAGAACGGAAATCTGCAGCTGGGCTACCTCGCGGAGTTTGCGCGCGAGAAGGTTAAGGAATTCGACATCCGTACGCAGGGAATCGAGACCCATGCGGGTCGTCTCTCGGGTGGTAACCAGCAGAAGGTCGTTCTGGCGCGCGAACTGAGCCGGGACCTTCGGCTCTTCGTAGCAGCCCAGCCCACCCGCGGCCTCGATGTCGGGTCAATCGAGGTCGTGCACAAGCGCATCATCGAGACGCGCAACTCCGGGATTCCCGTGATCGTGATTTCGACCGAGCTCGACGAGGTTGTTGCTCTCGCCGACCGCATTCTCGTGATGTATCGCGGCGGAATTATTGGCATCGTGCCGGGAGACACCCCGCGCGATGTTTTGGGATT is drawn from Salinibacterium hongtaonis and contains these coding sequences:
- a CDS encoding ABC transporter ATP-binding protein yields the protein MKLELRGITKRFGALVANDHIDLVIEPGEIHALLGENGAGKSTLMNVLYGLYQADEGEILLDDVVQHFSGPGDAMAAGIGMVHQHFMLIPVFTVAENLMLGNEQTKAGGVLDLDSARARVRELSARFGFDIDPDALIEDLPVGAQQRVEIIKALSHDAKVLVFDEPTAVLTPQETDELITIMRQLKAAGTSIVFITHKLREVRAIADRITVIRLGKVVGTASPTASNVELASLMVGRAVELTVDKGTSHPGGPSLVVDDLSVVDVRGNLVVSHASFDVRAGEILVIAGVQGNGQTELTEALLGLQHRVTGSITLDGQELTGRSVRRILDAGVGFVPEDRTEHGLVAEFSVAENLMLDRSTGEPFVKNGNLQLGYLAEFAREKVKEFDIRTQGIETHAGRLSGGNQQKVVLARELSRDLRLFVAAQPTRGLDVGSIEVVHKRIIETRNSGIPVIVISTELDEVVALADRILVMYRGGIIGIVPGDTPRDVLGLMMAGEAPTGTGAAA